The Oncorhynchus clarkii lewisi isolate Uvic-CL-2024 chromosome 29, UVic_Ocla_1.0, whole genome shotgun sequence genome contains a region encoding:
- the LOC139387975 gene encoding protein SET-like, producing the protein MSASAAKVGRKENSNHDGADETSEKEQQEAIEHIDEVQNEIDRLNEQASEEILKVEQKYNKLRQPFFQKRSELIAKIPNFWVTTFVNHPQVSALLGEEDEEALHYLTRVEVTEFEDIKSGYRIDFYFDENPYFENKILSKEFHLNESGDPSSKSTEIKWKAGKDLTKRASQTPNKAGKKRQHEEPESFFTWFTDHSDAGADELGEVVKDDIWPNPLQYYLVPDMDDEEGEGDDDDDDEEGLEDIDEEGDEDEGEEDDEEDGEEDGEDD; encoded by the exons ATGTCAGCCTCGGCGGCGAAAGTCGGTAGAAAGGAGAACTCGAATCATGATGGAGCGGACGAGACCTCCG AAAAAGAGCAACAGGAAGCTATTGAACACATTGACGAAGTACAGAATGAAATTGACAG ATTGAACGAACAGGCCAGCGAGGAGATTTTAAAAGTAGAGCAGAAGTACAATAAATTACGCCAGCCATTCTTCCAGAAGCGGTCAGAACTCATAGCAAAAATCCCCAACTTCTGGGTCACAACATTTGTTAACCATCCACAAG TTTCAGCCCTTCTtggtgaggaggatgaggaggcacTTCATTACCTTACCAGGGTGGAGGTGACTGAGTTTGAGGACATCAAGTCGGGTTACAGAATAGATTTT TACTTCGATGAGAACCCGTACTTTGAGAACAAAATTCTCTCCAAAGAGTTTCACTTGAATGAAAGTGGGGACCCATCTTCAAAGTCAACTGAAATCAAATGGAAGGCTGGAAAG GACTTGACAAAGCGTGCCAGCCAAACGCCAAACAAAGCGGGTAAGAAGAGGCAACACGAAGAACCAGAGAGCTTCTTTACCTGGTTCACAGATCACTCCGACGCAGGGGCAGACGAACTAGGAGAGGTCGTCAAGGATGACATCTGGCCCAACCCGTTACAGTATTACCTG GTCCCTGACATGGATGATGAGGAAGGGGAAGGtgacgacgatgatgatgacGAAGAGGGCTTGGAAGACATCGATGAGGAAGGAGATGAGGATGAAGGCGAGGAAGATGAtgaagaggatggagag GAGGACGGCGAGGATGATTAA